The following proteins come from a genomic window of Nicotiana tomentosiformis chromosome 12, ASM39032v3, whole genome shotgun sequence:
- the LOC104109899 gene encoding brassinosteroid-responsive RING protein 1-like yields MGFPVGYTDLFLPKLLVHILTILGYIRKFICTLFTTLGLGDFLEPEMSFPTRPESCSELQYSLSAVIIRELLPVVKFSELVDPPESCAVCLYEFNGEDEIRRLTNCRHIFHRSCLDRWMDHDQKTCPLCRMPFMPEDMQEVFNERLCLASGISDFCGDFSPIIAGL; encoded by the coding sequence ATGGGTTTTCCAGTAGGCTACACGGACCTATTTCTTCCAAAATTACTAGTACACATTCTTACAATTTTGGGTTACATTAGAAAGTTCATTTGCACACTTTTCACAACATTGGGTCTAGGAGATTTCCTAGAACCCGAAATGTCGTTTCCAACCCGACCCGAATCTTGTTCGGAGCTCCAGTACTCCTTGTCGGCGGTTATAATCCGGGAGCTTTTACCGGTGGTCAAGTTTTCCGAGCTAGTGGACCCACCAGAGAGCTGTGCGGTTTGCTTGTACGAGTTTAATGGGGAGGATGAGATCCGACGGCTCACGAATTGCCGTCACATATTTCATAGGAGTTGCCTGGACCGTTGGATGGACCATGATCAAAAAACTTGTCCGCTTTGTCGGATGCCGTTTATGCCGGAGGATATGCAGGAAGTTTTTAATGAGAGGCTTTGTTTGGCGTCTGGGATTTCTGATTTTTGCGGCGATTTTTCTCCCATTATTGCCGGTTTATAG